A stretch of the Filimonas lacunae genome encodes the following:
- a CDS encoding protein kinase domain-containing protein — protein MLRGLQHLQYTTGRLIGKGGEGQVFDVNENPNQLAKIYNEQPDAEKASKLRYMASLQKPAILQFAAWPADVLVENGVTKGFVMKKLNGYVPLHMLFSPMDRKKLFPDKGYNFLVHVARNLATAFHQLHQEELIIGDINEGNILVNAQGMIAFIDCDSFQIKNGTHYYYCEVGVPRYTPPELLAQQSFTNIIRTVNTDTFSLAILIFQLLFLGRHPFAGVNRSKEDWDEEKAIRQHQFAYSLHNTHKKLSPALNSLDISYLTPGVIELFHQAFEQDSNRPTPASWVQQLDILTQKMVICPRSSLHTYPAMAGQCPWCAFKEQKGILFFLDNTPPSNTTIFGDIQYFINGYQPEKLVFTPLTTTYSVPAGSSVPIEKDWLQYRKWHLYTFIAAFIVTPFFSIFNNTLLLVFIWAVLLLVYYHLSPWRNQLLKEKTRRYLQLLAERNRLEELVKMHNHPAGVNNYHKVTQQLESSIAAFRGIPQLFQDKKKELEEQLYNKQLLFFLCAFEIKDYTIPGFGSAKKLLLYNNNIRNAADISQLHSIKINGIGPKNLQLLFDWQRQMSADFTYRPNYDLLNKESLLLAKSIDKEKARLESTIKQQYQQLQTIKAGITTKQKQIEAQYNRLVTQVIAADVNYHTFKQLI, from the coding sequence ATGCTTCGGGGACTTCAACATTTGCAGTATACCACAGGCCGTCTTATTGGTAAAGGCGGCGAGGGGCAGGTGTTTGATGTTAACGAAAATCCTAATCAGCTGGCCAAAATTTACAACGAGCAGCCAGATGCCGAAAAAGCCAGTAAGCTCCGGTATATGGCTTCCCTGCAAAAACCGGCCATACTACAGTTTGCAGCCTGGCCGGCAGATGTGCTTGTTGAGAATGGTGTTACCAAAGGATTTGTCATGAAAAAGCTAAACGGCTATGTGCCCTTGCATATGTTGTTTAGCCCTATGGACAGGAAAAAACTATTCCCCGACAAAGGCTATAATTTCCTGGTGCATGTGGCGCGTAACCTGGCCACTGCTTTTCATCAGCTACACCAGGAAGAGCTTATTATAGGCGATATTAACGAAGGCAACATACTCGTAAATGCACAAGGTATGATTGCATTTATTGACTGTGATTCTTTCCAGATAAAGAATGGCACTCATTACTATTATTGTGAAGTAGGTGTACCACGTTATACCCCACCCGAATTACTGGCTCAGCAATCCTTTACTAATATTATTCGAACTGTTAACACAGATACGTTCTCTTTAGCTATTCTTATTTTCCAACTGCTTTTTTTAGGGCGACATCCTTTTGCAGGTGTTAACCGTTCTAAAGAAGACTGGGATGAAGAAAAAGCTATCCGGCAGCATCAGTTCGCCTACTCCCTGCACAATACCCATAAAAAGCTGTCCCCGGCCTTAAACAGCCTTGATATCAGCTATCTTACCCCGGGAGTTATTGAACTGTTTCACCAGGCTTTTGAGCAAGATAGTAACCGGCCAACTCCTGCCAGTTGGGTGCAGCAGTTGGACATACTGACTCAAAAAATGGTCATCTGCCCCCGCTCTTCTTTGCACACCTATCCCGCAATGGCTGGCCAATGTCCCTGGTGCGCTTTCAAAGAGCAAAAAGGCATTCTCTTTTTCCTGGACAACACCCCGCCCTCCAACACTACCATATTTGGTGATATACAATATTTTATAAATGGTTACCAACCCGAAAAGCTGGTATTTACTCCTTTAACCACTACTTATTCTGTTCCGGCAGGATCTTCTGTCCCTATCGAAAAAGATTGGCTTCAATATCGCAAATGGCATTTATACACTTTTATTGCAGCCTTTATAGTCACACCCTTTTTTAGTATATTTAATAACACGTTACTGCTGGTTTTTATCTGGGCCGTTTTGTTATTGGTTTATTATCATTTATCGCCCTGGCGTAATCAATTATTAAAAGAAAAAACAAGACGTTATCTTCAACTGCTGGCAGAAAGAAACAGGCTGGAAGAGTTGGTTAAAATGCATAATCATCCTGCTGGAGTGAATAACTATCATAAAGTAACACAACAGCTGGAAAGCAGTATTGCAGCATTTCGTGGAATACCACAGTTATTTCAGGACAAGAAAAAAGAACTGGAAGAACAGTTGTATAATAAACAGCTATTGTTTTTTTTATGTGCCTTTGAAATAAAGGATTATACTATTCCGGGATTTGGCTCTGCCAAGAAGTTATTACTATACAATAATAATATTCGTAACGCTGCAGATATTTCACAGTTGCATAGTATTAAAATAAACGGCATTGGCCCTAAAAATTTACAACTGCTGTTTGATTGGCAAAGGCAAATGTCAGCCGACTTTACCTATCGTCCTAATTATGACTTATTAAACAAAGAAAGTCTGCTGCTTGCCAAAAGTATTGATAAAGAAAAAGCCAGATTAGAAAGCACTATAAAGCAGCAATACCAGCAGCTGCAAACCATTAAGGCAGGTATCACCACCAAACAAAAACAGATAGAAGCACAGTATAACCGCTTAGTAACACAGGTAATTGCAGCAGATGTTAACTATCACACATTTAAACAACTAATATGA